Below is a genomic region from Drosophila albomicans strain 15112-1751.03 chromosome 2R, ASM965048v2, whole genome shotgun sequence.
CATGAAAATGCTGCTCGAGGCGGGTGAAGATTTTGTAACCGTCAAGGAGACGGAAGATGGCAAGAATCTGCTCCTCACATTGGATCGCAGCAAGATCCATACGGTGGGCAAGAAAGCGCTGGGCGATTTCTTGACCAAGCTGCAAGTATACAAATCCACAGCTGACATTGAAGCCGCCTCCAAGATGTACGATCATTACTCGGAGGTGAATGAGAGTGGATCGCATCCATGGGCCAAGTGGCGTGACATTTGCTTGGCGCACAAGAAGCCACGCATCATTCTGGTGCAGGCCAACACCTCGGCCAATGATGGCAAGGTGGATTTAAAGACTTACGATGCCACACACGAGGGCTACATTCAATCGTGGATTGATCGTTATCCATCGACCGATATTGATAATGTGCTGGAGGAGATTGTTGAGAAGGACAAAAAGTATTTCCCGATTGCCTACAAAAACTAGAAACTGCTCAAAGAGTTTTCATTCGCATGTATATtctaaaagaaatatataaatgttcaAGATCTTTAGAGATATTTTTgccaacaaaaagcaaatatttgtgacTTTGTTAGGGTTAAGTTTAATATGCttataagtttattattaCGTAGTCTTAATCGTAATCGAATGTTAAGCCGCTGCCACGCAAATGCTCTTCGCTCCAGGCATCGAATCGAGCGGACATTTCATCGGTCATGTGATTGCGCCAATCGCCAATTTTGCCATTGCGTATGAATTTCGTGCCAGGCTGTGGCAGAATCTTCTCCAGATTGAGGGCCGCATTGCCACGCATGCTGTCGAACTGCAGATGATCGCAAATACGTTTCAGTGAATCTTCGTTGAGCAGCTGCGCAACGTTCAAGAATTGCGCACAACGTCGCACCACAGCAGGCAGATCTTTAATCATATCCTCGTACTTGATGAACAATACGTTGTCATCGTAGCTGCGCTTCCAGAAGGGCAGCACATGCTTCCAATAGGAGCCCATGGGCGTATGACCGCCCAAAAAGAGTTCCACGAACTGATCGAAATCCCCATTGATGCCATGCAAGAGTTTGCAGTAGTGATAGTAGGAGACACACAAATCCTTGGGATTACGTGCCGTATACACAATTTTGGGCTTGACGCTCTCAAATTGCTGTGGCAGCAGTTGCCAGGAGAGATGTGAGCGCGCAAAGCGAGGACGTGGCGAATTACGCACCAATTCAACTGTATTGCCAAGTGCATCGCTAAGAGATTCAATGTGGGATTAAGGAATCTCTGAATTGAATTGTTGCTACTTACGACACCCATTTATGATGATCCGTGCTGAACAACGCTGATAACTCAATCATGGGCGAACGTTGTGACAGTTGCTGCTTCGCAGCCTCATAGTCCAACTGATTACCCAACAGCCAGACCATTTCCTGTGCCCAAGTGGAGCCAGTGCGTGGATACGAGATCATCCACACATCATCCTCATAGATGGGCAGCTGGCGTATCGATTCGCCCAACTCGACGTACTTCCTTGGTATGATCAGACGATCGGGCAGCACTTCGACAAAGCAATCCTGTGCCGGGAATATGGCATTTGTGCGTTTCACAATATCCGCATCCAATTCGCGATAAGCTAGCTGCATCTTGTGTTGGCTTTTGTTACGTTGTCGTCGCCTCAGCTGGCTGCAGTCGACTGACGCTTGACGCCAAAGTGGAAAGTGAGCCCAAGCGTATTGTGGTGAAAGTGACGTTAACGGGAATATTCATCTAAGTTTTCCGCAAAGTTGAACTTGTTCAGTGCCAAAACCTGCTTCATGCACTCGAATGAAtggcttgcttgcttgctggcGATGGATGGGATGGGAAGTGCATAAACTAAACCGATATTTGCGGAATTGGCCAATACAAATGTTGTTGGCGTTCACACACCCATAGACGAACAGATTGCGCTGAGCAAGTTAACGGCAACTTCGCTTTGTGTGATTAACGAGAAATGTGTTGAGAGAGTATCGTAAAGTATGTACAAGCTTTTATTGGTAAAAAGATAGACTCATGAAAATCTCGTAAATACAAACTCATCTTTCGGATCTATAGTAGTAAAAGATATTGCTGAAATCATATAAGTTAATGATCcacaataatttgtattcgTTTATTATAACATCACcaaaatttaacataatttcaCCCAACTTCTTTCAAATACTTACCTTAAATGCTctaagattattattattgaagttTAAACTTTACTTCACCCATCCTAACAAGTTCCAAAGGTACTCTAGACTTTCACACTTTATATCATATTTGCTGTACACCATTTGAAAGTGTAGATTAACTGGAAAAGTTGCACAAATCTTAAACGAAGACTTCATGCAAACAAGCTGTACTTCAAGATGTCAGCAACCTTATAAAACTACTCAGTTCTGAGAAAATCTAATGTTGTTTAGTCGCAAACAGTTTTATCAAAGTTTTACCCATGACACTTATTAGAAATATAGTTTTTTCAAAGTTAATTATTCATTTCTGTTGGGTTCATTGACCAttaacaaatgaaaagaaaggGCATTAAATCGTTAATCTAACCATCGCTGAAAACCCTAAAGTTGTAAACAAGTTTCACTTAATGGAAGTTGTACGCTTAAATTATacgtattaaataatttgtatgctTTCAAAAAGTGTGGTTAGGTTTACGATTGAGGTTAGGTTTACCCATCAATTTGCCGTTAGAATTAAATTACcaattaaattaagatttattGCAATTCGTAATACTATGTACACTTGAAATCTTGATCTCGATTACAGCTAATTCGTCTTAATGAGCACTCGTCTTAAACAGTCGGTTGTTATTAGCATCGTATATCGTAAACTACAACTCGTTGTGTACGTATTCTGTGGTCACCTTGGCTTCACCCTCATGGAATCCATTGCAGTCCACTGGATATTTGGCCTGCATTTGaaagaaaattgttattataagATTTGATGAAGAAGAATTGGTtgcggatgtggatgtggGACTCACCTCGCAATTATATGGCGCATTGATTACACCAAATAGCGTCCAGAATGGTGTACCGGTTTCTGTGCTAATGAAGATCGCTGCACCCATGCTCCCGATCTTCACAATTTTCGGACTAACGCCGGCAATGAGAGCGCCAGCTGAAGTCGAAGAAGCTTGCTTcgattgcttttgctgctgctgctgcttctgttgttgttgttcttgttggtCAAGAGCGGCTGCATTTAGCTGGCAGAGAACATAGCGATCACATTGCGGCGACTTGGAGATGTATCTATAGGCGCGATGTACTTTTAGCACCGGTTCAATAacctgtttgttgtttatcgATGTTGAATTGTGGGTTGGATGCGATGCGTGCGCCGcgaaacaacacaaaaagagaaaattgtagcgtaattaatttaatttgtgctaTTGCTTTAGATTATGTTAGTTAGTTATTCTAACTGCGCTTTGTTAATTGCCCAGCAACCTCAATTCGTTACTTACCTCCAGATTGAGTGTATCCGTTAATCGATCGCTAATCTCGGTGGCATTGAACTGCAGCAGGCCACGTGCTTGGCCCAATTTAAGCAGCTCCTTGGCATAGCCAACGGCTGGCTTCACATATTGACGCGAATCGATTTTCACATTCAAATGATGCTTGGCCACGTGGTTCAAGAGATTCGATATAGTCTCACTGGGGCGCGTCGGATCGAAATAGGTTTGCTTGGGATAACCTTGAGACTTTAACAGGCCGTTAAACATGATTTGTGCCGTCTGGAAATATCTATGGAAAGTgtgtccaaaaaaaaacaaaaaagaaaaaaaatgaaaaagaaatgaaaagagaaGTACAAGAGTTaggaaaggaaagaaaaaatggCAATTGATGAGCTTATAATGATGACACAGCATGACCAAGTGAAAGGGCGCCTAGCTAGAAAGTGGAAGTCATTTCTTCTTTCGTTGTCTAACCATCATaataacgatgatgatgacgacttTGATAATGGGGCGTATGCCaaatacgtatacgttatTGTGTACAAATATTTGGGTATTTGAATGCTACACAGCTTGCGTTTTCTATAAAGtttggctgtctgtctgtccgtccgcaGTTTTCTAGGCGCACAACTCGCTGAGTTTTTAAGCTAGCTTAATGAAACTTGGTAAACAAATGCTTTAGTGCTGTAACTAATTGGTGTACAAGATTTGAATAGATTGGAATACCATAACATGCTAAAAAtcttgataaataaataagagaaaTAATAGAGTCAAAtaatgtaatttgtttttataatttctctCTCATACAGACATTTGTGAGCATGCTGCTAAAGAGTATTGAATATTCGGCCTTGCTAGCCTTACTTTCTTGTTTATATATTCAGTGTGACCCAAATAGCTGAGACATTCGGCATGCAAtaatgtcgtcgtcgtcgccgacTCCGGCTTGTACTTTGCCTTTGGCCCATTTCCGTGGCCGAAACCGGTTTCACAACACTCAACGGCGAACCAAACCAAAACTGTTCTGgcatgtttatttgtttatatcgAAGCAAGCAACATTGTAACTGtaacagacagagagacagaaagacgCACACCCATAGTCGAGATCGGGATTGGAATTGGAGTTGGACTTGCGTGTGTGCTTTGTTGACCAGTCAGATTAGCAGCCAGGTTCTAAAATGTGCCAGCTGCAAAAGTGTGTCAAAAGGTAAAGCAAGCTCTCTGGCGCTTCCAACATGTTTGATGGCCAACAAACGCCAAACAGGTTGCAGCTAACGGTAATTTAACAGGCAACTTCCAAGAGTTGCCTGCAATCGAATCGAAATACATAcgaacgaaacaaaaaaaactagagCTGAGAATCGGCATCAGAATCCGATTCAGAATCATATCACAGCTAGGTGCTAAACTGTGCTCAACCGTTAGGAAAGCAGAACGTGATCAGCAATTAACACGCATGGAAAAACTCATACACATTTCATTCCCCTTGGACTTACCTCAGATAGTTCTCGGGATTGGCCAAATAGCTGGCCCAATCAGCCAAGTACAACGTAGCTGACTTGATCCAGCGGCGACGGAAGGATTGATTGTTCAGCGACTCAAAGAGCTTGTCATAGTCCAGTTTGCCATCGCGTCCCTTGAAGCCCTACAAGGTCAGGAAATACATTAAGGAAAAAAGAAGAGACAGGTGATTCAGTAAGATAATCGTAAAACATTTTTAGGGtgtaataaacaatttagtGTGAACAATAAAAGTGTTTTTGAATAGCAGTTCAGTTAATCTATCGATCTAAATGAAAATCTGAGAAACTACTCCAATTGTGTTAAGTCACTAAAGCGTAGTATTATgtaaaactctttttttagCTTTACGATCTTAGCAATAGTAATAAATGTTACATATAAAGGGCacattacttaatttt
It encodes:
- the LOC117576606 gene encoding uncharacterized protein LOC117576606; its protein translation is MYMKRALFVLALLCAQPYGHLAEEESNPLLDMASMFIQEALTNQNGGGAAGGGGGGGAGAGLAGIASLVGSFMQANGKGGGGGGGGAMQILSGLGSLLASNARGGNGGGGGGGFDPAIIGNVLEMFTQSDDEDAGTQQKRSNSAGGGSESGIGLDTILQVASAFMNTQGGAGTEKKAAHHDQKRSLPEEPEQENGFMSLLPLIMQAVSSFAGPEGQSTQERHKSHAWVLPPFLEHAHVLWDHFSNSELADALYEKSGVNKIMKGFKGRDGKLDYDKLFESLNNQSFRRRWIKSATLYLADWASYLANPENYLRYFQTAQIMFNGLLKSQGYPKQTYFDPTRPSETISNLLNHVAKHHLNVKIDSRQYVKPAVGYAKELLKLGQARGLLQFNATEISDRLTDTLNLEVIEPVLKVHRAYRYISKSPQCDRYVLCQLNAAALDQQEQQQQKQQQQQKQSKQASSTSAGALIAGVSPKIVKIGSMGAAIFISTETGTPFWTLFGVINAPYNCEAKYPVDCNGFHEGEAKVTTEYVHNEL
- the LOC117576604 gene encoding luciferin sulfotransferase produces the protein MQLAYRELDADIVKRTNAIFPAQDCFVEVLPDRLIIPRKYVELGESIRQLPIYEDDVWMISYPRTGSTWAQEMVWLLGNQLDYEAAKQQLSQRSPMIELSALFSTDHHKWVSDALGNTVELVRNSPRPRFARSHLSWQLLPQQFESVKPKIVYTARNPKDLCVSYYHYCKLLHGINGDFDQFVELFLGGHTPMGSYWKHVLPFWKRSYDDNVLFIKYEDMIKDLPAVVRRCAQFLNVAQLLNEDSLKRICDHLQFDSMRGNAALNLEKILPQPGTKFIRNGKIGDWRNHMTDEMSARFDAWSEEHLRGSGLTFDYD